The Electrophorus electricus isolate fEleEle1 unplaced genomic scaffold, fEleEle1.pri scaffold_107_arrow_ctg1, whole genome shotgun sequence genomic sequence GACAAATGTGAGTATAAGCTAGAGAAGCCTTAAGCaaaagaagccaaaacaaaccTGCCTTTTGAAATTGTAATAATGTCTTGAGATGCTGTAATAATGTTATGAGTGTCACAACAGTCTGTAGTCATTTCAGGAGCACCTTCTTTAGTGGTTGAGCCCTGCATCTTGGATGTCAAGCTCCTACTGTGCTTTAATTTAACCTACAATACATCTCCTAGGCCTAAGACTACAGTCAAAGAACAAACATCTAATTCAATATTTAGTTGCCATTTCAGTGAACACGTGTTATCTCCAACTCTAGGAGTCATGTTACATAGCTCATGGATGCTTTTCCTAAAATTGTAAACATTTCTTTTGCCtaccaacaaaaaataaacataaatgaataatgtctAATTGTATCAGGTCACTACTAATTCAACTCCCATCTTAATGTGCTTTTCTCAGTACAATCTACTGcatatttgttgtttctgatcATGCTGAGCTTTAGGAAATTAAGGACATTCACGTTTTGCCTTGGATTCATGTGGTAGCATAAGACAGGTAGATATTACTTCCAAAACTGCTCAACAGCAGTAAACAAATTCATTCTTCTCCCAGCTGTCTGTCTATTTCTTCTTATAGTTTGGGTGTCTCAACCAAACCTACCTCTATGATAACGGCCTTGGGATGTTCTTCATggtttatttgttcttattcCATCTCTGGATCAAATCCTGCGGGGACTGACCAGTACAGGATCAGAGATCAATGTGGATCTCTGAGCTTTCTATCCATCAGGTGATGGTCATGTCTTTGTAGTTAGGTGGGTCTTAGAACAAAGTGTAGATCTGCACCTTGAATGCATATTTGTCGACTGGAGTTTGGAAAGGATTCTGCCCCTAGACACACCCACTTCATTATACTGGCTCTCAACTTAAATTGTAAAGTGAGTGCTTGTAGGTTATTCAACAAAACATAAGCCCCTCCTGATGATGGAATAAGGAGATATATCCCAGATTTATTCCCCTATCTTATTTTCAGTCATAGTTTAGATTAACAAAAGCTActtttgtttatgcatattACTTGACTGATTAACTGGTTGGACCACGCATAAGAGTTAATGAGGAAAATACTGAATCACTCAAATGCCATTTCTGGATACATTCAACGTAAAACATGTTAGCCTGTAACTCACTAATGATGCATACAACAAACACTGAaggtgaaaacaagaaaatgtgactcccttacaatgaaagaaaatcatttactgataaatatttataaagctgtaataaacatttacaaaatgtacaaaacatgaTGAGGACGACTGCAGTGGTGATGATCTGGTGATGACCACTCCATGGATGGTGATTTTGTCCAACTCTTCGACGATGGTGATGGCACTAATAATCCTGAAGGATCAATTCTCTACGGCGATCGGTCCGCTGATTGGCCTTGTCTTTGTAGTCTGGTGTAGACCACAAAGTCTCAAATTATCCCGAAGAACATCTTGTAAAGCCTTGTTGTTCTGGCCTGGTCCAAAAACTGATGTTGGCCTCTTGTCCTGGTGGGTTTCTTGGTGAGCTTCAGGTTGTCCAGTTGTCTGTAATCCAGGAAAAAGCCTgcactggagacctgcatgagagaaaagcaggaaaaagactCACCAAACATGGTTAGATGTTTTACTGAGAAATCTGGGAGATGTTTTAGGGTGACACAAACCTAAAAAGATGGAAAATTAAACAGGTGTAGGGGGtaaagggaaaagagaagaaaggtacAGACCTAAACTGCTCCAGTTTGGTGATCAGTCCATGTGATGCTCAAGCTTCTTGCGCCAACAGGTCAAGACCTAGGCCTCACATGGctatgtgaaaacagactgcatctgaaaaacacccacatgcatacaagAGCATTGAGGGTAAAAGAAATTGTATGATACATAGCATATAATAAATCCtaaatgtgtataatgtcaATCAAAGTGTTCTGTGGGTTATTAAAagcctggaggaggaggtggagggggtccTCTTGGTGATCATGGTCCGTTAGAAAACACAGCGGGGTGCGGCGTCTCGACGGTCTGGGTGTGACTGTACTCAGATGACCTGAAAAGGCCATCTGAATCGATGGAAACACCCTTAAACGTCATGGACACCATGGTTtgctgcaaaatacacacagagtaaaaatgtcacaaaatataattttcttaaaatgcCCACATCTCAAACAAGTCTAATTCAAACAGATGCATTCAGGCAGGAGAAAGCACTAACCAGAAAAATATTCTGCACCGATGACTCTGTTGACTCGGCGCACAGGTAGAAGGTCGCCTCAGTGATGCCGGTTCCTCTGCGCTGAATTAACGGAGTAGATCCTGATTAATATGACTCAAAATGGGACAAGCtagttaaaatgcttttagttgAGACAGATATTTACCTTGATGCAGGCCACAGCATTAACGTTGGCAAAGTTCTGGAGGGTAAGctgcaaatgcaataaaaaggTTAGGTGAGGGAAACAACCGTCATGTCCATTCTCACCGAAATTGGGAACTTGTTCCCATGACTTAGTCTCACCTCTGCACACACGTGGTAAAACGCATTGCTGAGCACCCACCAGTGCTCGCTCTCCAGCCCACTGTAGATGGATTTGTGCTGGAGCTTCACCTCTACCATCTAcaatcatgcagaaaaaaagcatcTCAATCAACTTTTCCCACGACACTGGCTAGTGGAAACTCTCAGctaacaaaatgtttctctgtgccAAAAGGCctattataaaatgattaaaaattcaAGGGAACCTTTGTATCTGCATAAAACATCTGCGAGAAGGTGTAGGCAAACATCCTGTTTGCGTTGTGCAGAGCTTGGAGAGGCTGATACAtggtcagtaaaaaaaaaaaagaaaagaaagaaaatacattgtttAGGCAAGATTGCAACTacgaagggaaagaaaaacaaaaacttgttaCATTGCATTCAAGAAGAATGTGCAAGatctatattttacaataacTGTGACCACAGCGTCGCGAAAAAAGACGCAGTGGAAGttaactgttctgcacaaaaACCTCCTCCTGCAGCAGTGATAACAGACAAACGCGAGCATAAACTGAATGAAGCTAGCTAGAGTTCTCAAGTATGAGCaattagccagctaactagctagctatgtcgCCAGGTACCTTTAGGATCAGAGTACAGGTCGTTTCAAACGTGTCCTGATCCAACGGAAAAGGCTCCCGATCCTCCAGTTCTGCGAAAGATGTTTAAATAACcagtgaaatatttaacaaaaagattgtggctagctagctacaacatAGCCTTAGCTAAATATTAGCCGTTAAAAGGCTAAattagctagcgctagctaagaagctgaattttatttttgttactgcAGCGATCCGTTGCCatagaaacaataacaaacaaacaaacaaaacctttaggctatatttagttattaaatagACGGGGTCTGACCGAAGAGAAACATTATGTTGTATACATGACGGCGGAAGGTGAAGTAGTAGTTAGTTCTGCGAGGAATCAAGCTACggcagctagttagctagataacttATGTAGTTAGCTGGCCTGACTTTCAAATACAATAGTCCGTTCCTCGCTAGC encodes the following:
- the LOC118240912 gene encoding uncharacterized protein LOC118240912; the encoded protein is MNMKFLLPVLGIRLRPAVLCAAGISAVAVTSFLVYRWRVRDRQQAVEEAATHTEPSDQLEDREPFPLDQDTFETTCTLILKPLQALHNANRMFAYTFSQMFYADTKMVEVKLQHKSIYSGLESEHWWVLSNAFYHVCAELTLQNFANVNAVACIKRRGTGITEATFYLCAESTESSVQNIFLQTMVSMTFKGVSIDSDGLFRSSEYSHTQTVETPHPAVFSNGP